A DNA window from Comamonas fluminis contains the following coding sequences:
- a CDS encoding WD40/YVTN/BNR-like repeat-containing protein: protein MKTAVGIGAAALVAFASALAFAPRTPPPLAPTSIGVERTHFNAITQVGDRILTVGAMGEILYSDDKGAHWTPAKLSQDRQALIVSVAFAPDKKTGFAVGHEGWILRTKDGGSTWEEMAFSKENGEPLMSIARLPSGDWITVGAFGRALESKDGGQTWQPMTLPAEVEDKHMNRIASSADQQHWLIVGERGLVLKSDDAGATWQTEPAFYNGSFYNAMPTKEGGWLIYGMRGNVFLQPAPGEAWAKSQVPAPVSFFGHAQETDGTIVLVGQGSMLGLSKDGGKSFSLERAKGRATLTDIVLTSANNGWISSDAGLQPFPPQAKAAPQAAQGAKQ from the coding sequence GTGAAAACAGCCGTCGGTATAGGCGCAGCAGCATTGGTGGCATTTGCCTCTGCGCTGGCCTTTGCACCTCGCACACCACCACCTCTTGCACCCACGTCCATCGGCGTGGAGCGCACCCATTTCAATGCCATCACCCAGGTCGGCGACCGTATCCTGACCGTGGGCGCCATGGGCGAGATCCTCTACTCGGACGACAAGGGCGCTCACTGGACCCCTGCAAAGCTGAGCCAGGATCGCCAGGCACTGATCGTCAGCGTTGCCTTTGCACCCGACAAAAAGACCGGCTTTGCCGTAGGCCACGAAGGCTGGATTCTGCGCACCAAGGATGGCGGCAGCACCTGGGAGGAAATGGCTTTCTCCAAGGAAAACGGCGAGCCGCTGATGTCCATCGCACGCCTTCCCTCTGGTGACTGGATCACCGTGGGTGCATTTGGCCGTGCACTGGAATCCAAGGATGGCGGCCAGACCTGGCAGCCCATGACTCTGCCCGCAGAGGTCGAAGACAAGCACATGAACCGCATTGCCAGCTCTGCAGATCAGCAGCACTGGCTGATCGTGGGCGAGCGTGGGCTGGTACTCAAGTCCGACGATGCAGGCGCCACCTGGCAGACCGAGCCCGCGTTCTACAACGGCTCGTTCTACAACGCCATGCCCACCAAGGAAGGCGGCTGGCTGATCTACGGCATGCGCGGCAATGTGTTCCTGCAGCCCGCCCCCGGTGAGGCCTGGGCCAAATCGCAGGTTCCCGCGCCTGTCTCCTTCTTCGGCCATGCCCAGGAAACTGACGGAACCATTGTTCTGGTCGGACAGGGCAGCATGCTGGGCCTGAGCAAGGACGGCGGCAAGAGCTTCAGCCTGGAGCGTGCCAAGGGCCGCGCCACGCTGACAGACATTGTTCTGACCAGCGCCAACAACGGCTGGATCTCCAGCGACGCAGGGCTGCAGCCCTTCCCCCCACAGGCCAAGGCAGCCCCGCAAGCTGCGCAAGGAGCCAAGCAATGA
- a CDS encoding nuclear transport factor 2 family protein: protein MQTAPTSLEQLLLEHALSQTLIRYATVCDTRNWDLLSEVFTPDCTTVYGGSYVCEGVAKVRRMISTHLDGCGPTQHLLGNLQVDASDPAHPRSKIYVRASHQGLGERSHLRYDAIGFYEDEWVQRAEGWRIQKRSMTMLLDMGDKSVLQPAP, encoded by the coding sequence ATGCAAACTGCTCCAACATCGCTGGAGCAGCTCCTTCTGGAGCATGCTTTGAGCCAGACCCTGATTCGCTACGCCACCGTCTGCGACACACGCAACTGGGACCTGCTTTCAGAAGTGTTTACCCCCGACTGCACCACCGTCTATGGCGGCAGCTACGTCTGCGAAGGTGTGGCCAAGGTTCGCCGCATGATCAGCACCCACCTGGATGGCTGCGGGCCTACGCAGCACCTGCTTGGCAATCTGCAGGTCGATGCAAGCGATCCTGCGCACCCGCGCAGCAAGATCTATGTGCGCGCATCGCACCAGGGGCTGGGCGAGCGCTCTCATCTGCGTTATGACGCCATTGGCTTCTATGAAGATGAGTGGGTGCAGCGTGCAGAAGGCTGGCGCATTCAAAAGCGCAGCATGACCATGCTGCTGGATATGGGAGACAAATCAGTGCTGCAACCTGCGCCCTGA
- a CDS encoding efflux RND transporter permease subunit: protein MTLTEPVTPLDRFIATTARWLISWSKTIVVLTLIATALLGVSALRTHLDPGFNKLIPMRHAYMEAFLKHSSTFSGANRILVSVEWKGQGDIYNKEFLDALRGVTDEVFFTPGVNRGQVYSLFTPNVKYIEITEDGYVGEVLIPSRFEANEQGLAQVRSNVAKSGQIGSLVSNDLKSAMVRADLLEVDPKTGEKLDYHKVAQRLDEIRSKFEGKDISIHIIGFSKVLGDVMDGLSTVMTFFAIAFVITAIMLRMYTKSTNLTVVGLAVALLPVIWLLGILPLIGYGIDPMSILVPFLIFSIGVSHAVQMTGAWKHDVRAGLNAKLAAENSIRKLAIPGALALLTNALGFMVIMLIDIPIVHELGVTACMGVLLMIITNKIFLPAVLANLRLEKKALEAPSSTANGRNPIWWKLSALSEGRPALLTLVVSLGLLAVGTYESRHLLTGDVGTGAPELRAESRYNRDNDNIISNYSIGMDVLSVFVETSNIEEGCLNWQVMNAVERFDARMRRVDGVQSVSTVSGLAKIAASSNNEGNPRWAALQRTEASLRSGAKALSPDLGLNTEGCKVINLQVFLKDHEGATLTHVVNEVRSFIDSDKTPNVTFKLAGGNAGVAAATNEAVEHAEVQMLGSIFGAITILCWLTFRSWRAVLCIVVPLAIVSILCNALMAMLGIGLKVPTLPVVALGVGVGVDYGIYLFESMQHELRERDITLREAFYEAMRQRGNAAIFTALTMSIGVGTWAFSALKFQADMGILLAFMFLVNMLGAIFLLPAMAYWLNVGVAEAKSRIKRQQKQPKAGGNKTAAAAGGGMLKPEPQSSVNGKV from the coding sequence ATGACATTGACCGAACCCGTAACCCCTCTGGACCGGTTCATCGCAACCACCGCACGCTGGCTGATCTCCTGGAGCAAGACCATTGTTGTGCTGACCCTGATTGCCACAGCGCTGCTGGGCGTCTCGGCACTGCGCACGCATCTGGACCCCGGCTTCAACAAGCTGATCCCCATGCGCCACGCGTACATGGAAGCCTTCCTCAAGCACTCCAGCACCTTTTCGGGTGCCAACCGCATTCTGGTCAGCGTGGAATGGAAGGGCCAGGGCGACATCTACAACAAGGAATTCCTTGACGCTCTGCGCGGCGTAACCGATGAAGTTTTCTTCACCCCCGGCGTCAACCGCGGTCAGGTGTATTCGCTGTTCACTCCGAACGTGAAATACATCGAAATCACCGAAGACGGCTATGTGGGCGAGGTGCTGATTCCTTCGCGTTTTGAAGCCAATGAACAAGGTCTGGCACAGGTGCGCTCCAACGTGGCCAAGTCCGGCCAGATTGGCTCGCTGGTCAGCAACGATCTGAAGTCCGCCATGGTGCGCGCCGACCTGCTGGAAGTCGATCCCAAGACAGGCGAAAAGCTGGACTACCACAAGGTTGCACAACGCCTCGACGAGATCCGCAGCAAGTTTGAAGGCAAGGATATCTCCATCCACATCATTGGTTTTTCCAAGGTGCTGGGCGATGTGATGGACGGCCTGTCCACAGTGATGACGTTCTTTGCCATCGCCTTTGTCATCACGGCCATCATGCTGCGCATGTACACCAAGTCCACCAACCTCACCGTGGTGGGTCTGGCGGTAGCGCTGCTGCCTGTGATCTGGCTGCTGGGCATTCTGCCGCTGATTGGCTATGGCATTGACCCCATGTCGATTCTCGTGCCCTTCCTGATCTTCTCCATCGGCGTTTCTCACGCGGTGCAGATGACGGGTGCCTGGAAGCACGATGTGCGCGCAGGCCTGAATGCCAAGCTGGCCGCAGAGAACTCGATTCGCAAGCTGGCCATCCCCGGCGCACTGGCACTGCTGACCAACGCCCTGGGCTTTATGGTCATCATGCTGATCGACATTCCCATCGTGCACGAACTGGGCGTGACCGCCTGCATGGGCGTGCTGCTGATGATCATCACCAACAAGATCTTCCTGCCTGCCGTGCTGGCCAATCTGCGTCTGGAAAAGAAGGCTCTGGAAGCACCCTCCTCCACCGCCAACGGCCGCAACCCCATCTGGTGGAAGCTCTCGGCGCTGTCCGAAGGCCGTCCCGCGCTGCTGACACTGGTGGTTTCGCTGGGCCTGCTGGCCGTGGGAACCTACGAGTCGCGCCACCTGCTGACCGGCGACGTGGGCACCGGCGCTCCCGAGCTGCGTGCCGAATCGCGCTACAACCGCGACAACGACAACATCATCAGCAACTACTCCATCGGCATGGATGTGCTGTCGGTGTTTGTTGAAACCTCCAACATCGAAGAAGGTTGCCTGAACTGGCAGGTGATGAACGCGGTCGAGCGCTTTGACGCCCGCATGCGCCGTGTGGATGGCGTGCAGTCCGTCTCCACGGTCTCGGGTCTGGCCAAGATTGCAGCTTCCAGCAACAACGAAGGCAACCCGCGCTGGGCAGCGCTGCAGCGCACCGAAGCATCTTTGCGCTCCGGCGCCAAGGCCCTGTCGCCAGACCTGGGCCTGAACACCGAAGGCTGCAAGGTCATCAACCTGCAGGTCTTCCTGAAGGACCATGAAGGCGCCACCCTGACCCATGTGGTCAACGAAGTGCGCAGCTTCATCGACTCGGACAAGACACCCAACGTCACCTTCAAGCTGGCTGGCGGCAACGCTGGCGTGGCAGCCGCCACCAACGAAGCCGTGGAACACGCTGAAGTGCAGATGCTGGGCTCCATCTTCGGCGCCATCACCATCCTGTGCTGGCTCACCTTCCGCAGCTGGCGCGCCGTGCTGTGCATCGTTGTGCCACTGGCCATCGTCTCCATCCTCTGCAATGCCTTGATGGCCATGCTGGGCATTGGCCTGAAGGTTCCTACGCTGCCCGTGGTGGCACTGGGCGTGGGTGTGGGTGTGGACTACGGCATCTACCTGTTCGAGAGCATGCAGCACGAGCTGCGCGAGCGCGACATCACACTGCGTGAAGCCTTCTACGAAGCCATGCGCCAGCGCGGCAATGCAGCCATCTTCACCGCACTGACCATGTCCATCGGCGTGGGCACCTGGGCGTTCTCCGCGCTCAAGTTCCAGGCGGACATGGGCATCTTGCTGGCCTTCATGTTCCTGGTGAACATGCTCGGCGCCATCTTCCTGCTGCCGGCCATGGCCTACTGGCTCAACGTCGGCGTTGCAGAAGCCAAGTCACGCATCAAGCGTCAGCAAAAGCAGCCCAAGGCTGGTGGCAACAAAACAGCCGCTGCAGCTGGCGGTGGCATGCTCAAGCCTGAACCTCAATCCTCCGTCAACGGGAAGGTGTAA